From a single Eleginops maclovinus isolate JMC-PN-2008 ecotype Puerto Natales chromosome 18, JC_Emac_rtc_rv5, whole genome shotgun sequence genomic region:
- the nars2 gene encoding probable asparagine--tRNA ligase, mitochondrial, with protein MLQAAAKTLSVATTTSVSRGVLLSIRHYCKRTATTLRVSEAVSGAELGVNVKVQGWVRSVRAQKSNLFLHVNDGSSLQSLQVIASSELNDPLLTFGSAVEVTGTLKKSPNLKQPVELEAEQIHIVGECDPVDFPFKIKGRHGLEYIRQFPHLRCRTNAFSSLLRIRSEATTAVHSYFKENGFLQIHTPVITSNDCEGAGELFQIEPSGPDYEEDENFFSVPAFLTVSGQLHLELMSGALSKVYTFGPTFRAENSQSRRHLAEFYMVEAEVSFTQSLEDLTKVMEDMFRSATEHVLAHCAEDVDLFHKHVTPGHRDIVEAMMKNRFPAITYSEAIDILNRSSESFAFPKDWGCDLQTEHEKYLVKHCGNLPVFVTDYPYDLKPFYARDNQDHPQHTAAAVDLLVPGVGELCGGSLREERLDLLRARLQQAGLEDTYNWYLDLRRFGSVPHGGFGLGFERYLQCILGVDNIKDVIPFPRFSHSCAL; from the exons ATGTTACAAGCTGCAGCTAAAACGCTTTCTGTTGCAACAACCACCTCAGTATCTCGGGGAGTATTGCTAAGTATCCGACATTATTGCAAGAGGACAGCAACGACACTAAGGGTGTCCGAAGCAGTTTCAGGTGCTGAATTGGGAGTTAATGTCAAAGTACAG GGATGGGTTCGTTCTGTTAGAGCTCAGAAGTCAAATCTCTTCCTGCATGTGAACGATGGAAGCTCTCTGCAATCACTGCAGGTCATCGCCAGTTCAGAGCTGAATGATCC GTTGCTCACATTTGGAAGTGCTGTTGAAGTCACAGGTACTCTTAAGAAAAGCCCAAACCTAAAACAGCCAGTTGAACTGGAGGCAGAGCAAATCCATATCGTAGGAGAATGTGACCCTGTG GATTTTCCATTCAAAATCAAAGGAAGACACGGCCTTGAGTATATTCGACAGTTTCCTCATCTCAGGTGTAGAACAAATGCCTTCAGCTCCCTGTTGAGAATACGAAGTGAGGCCACTACAGCTGTTCACTCATATTTCAAG GAAAATGGCTTTTTGCAGATTCACACTCCAGTCATCACCTCAAATGACTGTGAAGGGGCAGGGGAGCTCTTTCAGATTGAG CCATCAGGCCCAGACTATGAAGAAGATGAGAACTTTTTCTCTGTCCCAGCCTTCCTGACTGTGTCTGGTCAGCTTCACTTGGAATTGATGTCAGG agCTTTATCTAAAGTTTACACATTTGGGCCAACTTTTCGTGCTGAGAACTCCCAGAGCAGACGGCACCTGGCTGAGTTTTACATGGTGGAGGCCGAGGTCTCCTTTACACAGTCCTTAGAGGATCTCACCAAG GTCATGGAGGACATGTTCAGATCTGCCACAGAGCATGTCTTGGCTCACTGTGCTGAGGATGTGGATTTGTTTCACAAGCATGTGACTCCTGGACACAGG GACATTGTAGAGGCTATGATGAAGAACAGATTCCCTGC GATTACCTACAGTGAGGCTATCGACATCCTAAACCGCAGCTCTGAGAGTTTTGCCTTCCCAAAAGAC TGGGGCTGTGACCTTCAGACGGAACATGAGAAGTACCTGGTGAAACATTGCGGCAACCTTCCAGTCTTTGTCACTGATTATCCTTATGATCTCAAGCCTTTTTATGCAAGAGACAACCAGGATCATCCTCAGCATACA gCAGCTGCAGTGGACCTCCTTGTGCCAGGAGTTGGAGAGCTCTGTGGAGGCTcgctgagagaggagaggcttGATCTGCTGAGAGCTCGGCTCCAACA gGCTGGATTAGAAGACACCTACAActg GTATCTGGATTTGAGGCGTTTTGGCTCTGTGCCTCATGGTGGCTTTGGACTGGGATTTGAGAGATATTTGCAATGCATCCTTGGTGTTGACAACATAAAAGATGTGATCCCCTTCCCTAGGTTTTCACATTCATGTGCTCTATGA